One genomic segment of Panicum virgatum strain AP13 chromosome 2N, P.virgatum_v5, whole genome shotgun sequence includes these proteins:
- the LOC120659123 gene encoding uncharacterized protein LOC120659123, whose product MTVGSYSEATKLANGSCAKSALVHVGGHSWRVVFDPNGRLAGTTGFMSLYLLMDEDEGGGGAAAAAAAGDDVHVLFILMMRDVGGGTRYLTSGKVAAAFGRKGDACGYERFVSREHFVEFFKSGDRFAIRCECDLTVFPAGSRPELGASRRGVVVTLSSHSSPSGEKAPPPTPAPVNPSVGRPAPPPSSASPEPSDGPRGQPPPEPPVLRARVPPLSGLHADLGRLQATKEGADVEFEVGGKIFAAHKSVLAARSAVFKEEFFGPTKEKDTSYVRISDMHPESFEALLHFMYTDSLPEMTMNSLKDGAALAEDLIAAGRYNLKDLKSLTENKLCSHVGVSTVLLMLAIAEQYQCCKLKKMCLGFIGSRANAWAIMATNDIENLARSSPSPLP is encoded by the coding sequence ATGACCGTCGGCTCCTACTCGGAGGCCACGAAGCTGGCCAACGGCAGTTGCGCCAAGTCTGCCCTGGTCCACGTCGGCGGCCACTCCTGGCGCGTCGTCTTCGACCCCAACGGGAGGCTCGCCGGCACCACCGGGTTCATGTCCCTCTACCTCCTGATGGACGAAGAtgaaggaggcggcggggcagctgccgccgccgcagccggggaCGACGTCCACGTGTTGTTCATTTTGATGATGCGCGACGTGGGAGGCGGGACGCGGTATCTCACGTCCGGcaaggtcgccgccgccttcggcCGGAAAGGGGACGCGTGCGGCTACGAGCGCTTCGTCTCGCGCGAGCACTTCGTGGAGTTTTTCAAGAGCGGCGATCGCTTCGCGATCCGATGCGAATGCGACCTCACTGTTTTTCCAGCGGGCAGTCGGCCAGAGCTCGGAGCCAGCCGCCGAGGTGTCGTCGTCACGCTCTCTAGCCACTCGAGTCCATCCGGCGAGAAGGCGCCGCCGCCAACTCCTGCCCCGGTGAATCCATCCGTCGGGAGGCCAGCACCACCGCCGTCATCTGCCTCGCCGGAGCCATCTGATGGGCCGAGGGGACAGCCGCCGCCGGAACCGCCCGTCCTGAGGGCCAGGGTGCCACCGCTGTCCGGGCTGCACGCGGATCTAGGCCGCCTCCAAGCGACGAAGGAAGGGGCAGACGTGGAGTTCGAGGTCGGCGGCAAGATTTTCGCCGCGCACAAGTCCGTGCTCGCCGCCCGGTCGGCAGTTTTCAAGGAGGAGTTCTTCGGCCCGACCAAGGAGAAGGACACCAGCTACGTGCGCATCAGCGACATGCACCCGGAGTCGTTCGAGGCCCTCCTGCATTTCATGTACACCGACTCGCTGCCGGAGATGACCATGAATTCACTGAAAGATGGGGCCGCGCTCGCCGAGGATCTCATCGCTGCCGGCCGGTACAACCTGAAGGATCTCAAGTCACTGACGGAGAACAAGCTGTGTAGCCATGTCGGCGTGAGCACGGTCCTGCTGATGCTGGCAATAGCGGAGCAATACCAGTGCTGCAAGCTGAAGAAGATGTGCCTAGGGTTCATCGGTTCTAGAGCCAACGCGTGGGCGATCATGGCGACGAACGACATTGAGAATCTGGCAAGAAGCAGCCCCAGCCCTCTGCCGTGA
- the LOC120659122 gene encoding BTB/POZ and MATH domain-containing protein 2-like, with protein MSAPIPKPPPRPSVQQAAAPAGASSRAPAPALRSSISMSGLPADLGRLLETKQGAEVDFEVCGKVFAAHKLVLAARSSVFMEDFFGPAKEKATGSSHIRICDMHPDAFEALLHYLYTDSLPATVPNAREEAAVIAQDLIVAADRYNLKDLKPVTENKLCKHSFSASTVLPMLVVAEHHQCWKLKDKCLEFIAAGRNTRAVMATDDVEHLARRCPAVVKEVLAKILDAREATPSNPLMVSVDVSYIYALIFMVPLGLCVLLLHVLFR; from the coding sequence ATGTCGGCGCCAATACcaaagccgccgccgcgaccatcAGTCCAGcaggcagcggcgccggcgggagcaTCAAGCAGGGCGCCTGCACCGGCGCTGCGCTCCTCCATCTCCATGTCCGGCCTGCCCGCGGATCTCGGCCGCCTTCTCGAGACCAAGCAGGGCGCGGAAGTGGACTTCGAGGTGTGCGGCAAGGTGTTCGCCGCGCACAAGCTCGTGCTCGCCGCCCGGTCGTCGGTCTTCATGGAGGATTTCTTCGGCCCAGCCAAGGAGAAGGCCACCGGCAGCAGCCACATCCGCATCTGCGACATGCACCCCGACGCGTTCGAGGCCCTGCTGCATTACCTGTACACCGACTCGCTGCCGGCGACGGTGCCGAACGCGAGGGAAGAGGCCGCCGTGATAGCCCAGGATCTGATCGTGGCGGCTGACCGGTACAATCTCAAGGACCTGAAGCCGGTCACTGAGAACAAGCTGTGCAAGCACAGCTTCAGCGCAAGCACGGTGCTGCCGATGCTGGTGGTAGCCGAGCACCACCAGTGCTGGAAGCTCAAGGACAAGTGCCTGGAGTTCATCGCTGCTGGGAGGAACACGAGAGCGGTCATGGCGACGGATGACGTCGAGCATCTGGCGAGGCGTTGCCCCGCTGTTGTCAAGGAAGTGCTCGCCAAGATTCTGGACGCAAGGGAGGCGACGCCAAGCAACCCTCTGATGGTCAGCGTAGATGTCTCCTACATTTATGCCTTGATTTTCATGGTGCCCTTGGGCTTATGTGTTCTGCTTCTTCATGTGTTATTCCGTTAA